One part of the Lotus japonicus ecotype B-129 chromosome 2, LjGifu_v1.2 genome encodes these proteins:
- the LOC130736866 gene encoding uncharacterized protein LOC130736866, with product MHGPCGKANPTCACMKNGKCTKYFPKKFQNSTTIDDNGYPHYRRRQSGIKVLKNGIELDSRNVVPYNPKLLMRYHAHINVEYCNKSNSIKYLFKYVNKGSDRVTAEITTIAESSGNKRVVDEIKQYYDCRYLSPCEAVWRTFQFEIHERWPPVKGLKFHLENQQSVLFGDHEDITDVLDKKGLYHNVFGVDLTYSEFPSKFVYNEKFIIWELRKQGYSIRRLTYIPPGTGELYYMRMLLAVQRGCTSFESIRTVKGEIHSTYQKACYALGLLSDDKQYIGAIREASELGSGNQLRGLFVSLIITNSMSRPDHVWESTWQLLAEGIEYSLRMSLDRLDNMLTILKILLMHFTCFSNYDLSGVEHYQNKFGVDEMTYNSEEMQDMHANLVSSLTDEQRKGA from the exons ATGCATGGACCATGTGGTAAAGCTAATCCAACATGTGCATGCATGAAGAATGGGAAGTGTACTAAGTACTTCCCAAAGAAATTCCAGAATTCTACAACTATTGATGACAATGGGTATCCACATTATCGTAGAAGACAGTCTGGCATTAAAGTTCTGAAGAATGGAATTGAACTTGATAGCAGGAATGTTGTACCTTATAACCCAAAATTGCTAATGAGGTATCATGCGCATATTAATGTCGAGTATTGCAACAAGTCAAATTCCATCAAGTATCTGTTCAAATATGTTAACAAAGGATCAGACAGGGTCACTGCTGAGATTACAACAATTGCTGAATCATCTGGAAATAAACGTGTTGTTGACGAAATAAAGCAGTACTATGATTGTCGCTACCTTTCACCGTGTGAAGCAGTTTGGAGAACTTTTCAGTTTGAGATCCATGAAAG GTGGCCTCCGGTAAAAGGATTAAAATTCCACCTTGAGAATCAACAATCCGTTCTTTTTGGAGATCATGAAGACATTACGGATGTACTGGATAAAAAAGGACTATACCACAATGTTTTTGGCGTGGATTTGACCTACTCTGAGTTTCCAAGTAAATTTGTGTATAATGAAAAGTTCATAATATGGGAGTTGAGGAAACAAGGATACTCAATTAGAAGACTAACATATATTCCACCAGGTACCGGAGAATTATATTACATGAGGATGTTATTGGCTGTTCAAAGAGGATGCACTAGCTTTGAGAGCATAAGGACCGTAAAAGGGGAAATTCACAGTACTTACCAAAAAGCATGTTATGCTCTTGGATTGTTGTCTGACGATAAACAGTACATTGGTGCTATCAGAGAGGCCAGTGAGCTTGGATCAGGTAACCAATTAAGAGGGTTATTTGTTTCCTTGATCATAACAAATTCTATGAGCAGGCCAGACCATGTATGGGAAAGTACTTGGCAGTTATTGGCTGAAGGCATTGAATACTCATTACGCATGTCCCTTGATAGACTAGATAACATGCTAACTATATTAAAAATTCTTCTAATGC ATTTTACATGCTTCTCAAATTATGACTTATCTGGGGTGGAACACTACCAGAATAAATTTGGTGTGGATGAGATGACATACAATAGTGAAGAAATGCAAGACATGCATGCAAACCTGGTGTCATCCTTAACTGATGAACAAAGAAAAGGTGCATGA
- the LOC130738911 gene encoding aluminum-activated malate transporter 9-like, with amino-acid sequence MASARVPIPKLGSFRYSFKERKEKLLSMKSSLIGYSQIGIPLPESDDDNDGPPGSKNCCRFCSYRALSDRLVGAWKTTKRVAARAWEMGLSDPRKIVFAAKMGLALILISLLIFLKTPFEDLGRHSVWAILTVVTVFEFSIGATLSKGFNRGLGTLTAGGLAVGMGVLSKLAGQWEEIIVMVSIFIVGFCATYAKLYPTMKAYEYGFRVFLITYCYIIVSGYQTGKFIDTAVSRFLLIALGAAVSLGVNVCLYPIWAGEDLHDLVAKNFMGVAASLEGVVNNYLNCIEYERVPSKILTYQASDDVVYSGYRSALQSTSTEDALMGFAVWEPPHGRYKMLKYPWSNYVKVSGALRHCAFMVMAMHGCILSEIQAPAEKRQVFSNEIKKVCSEGAKVLRELGNKVKKMEKLGQEDFLFQVLEAAEELQLKIDKKSFLLVNSECWEIGNRPKKEGDSQDLLNMDEERQFLEYKSLSEAVLDLRAVRVPKSWEGHGTHVAPDINHAVRDENMFKSQISLPAHISLRPDALIKEAESKTYQSASSLSLATFTSLLIEFVARLHNLVDSFEELGEKANFKDPLEMQAPATSGGCWTRLFNSLKGND; translated from the exons ATGGCTTCTGCGAGGGTACCCATTCCCAAGCTGGGTTCCTTCCGCTACAGCTTCaaggagaggaaggagaagcTCCTCTCCATGAAGAGCAGCCTCATCGGCTACTCCCAAATCGGTATCCCTCTCCCGGAGTCCGACGATGACAACGACGGACCTCCAGGGAGTAAGAACTGCTGCAGATTCTGCTCGTACCGCGCCCTCTCCGACAGGCTCGTCGGCGCGTGGAAGACGACGAAGCGCGTGGCGGCGAGGGCGTGGGAGATGGGTCTTTCTGATCCGAGGAAGATCGTGTTTGCGGCGAAGATGGGTCTCGCTCTTATACTCATTTCGTTGCTGATTTTCCTCAAGACGCCGTTTGAGGATTTGGGTCGACATTCTGTTTGGGCTATTCTCACTGTTGTTACAGTCTTCGAATTCAGCATTG GAGCAACTCTTAGCAAAGGATTTAACCGAGGATTGGGGACTTTGACAGCTGGAGGACTTGCTGTGGGAATGGGAGTGTTATCAAAATTGGCTGGACAATGGGAAGAAATCATAGTAATGGTTAGCATCTTCATTGTAG GATTTTGTGCCACATACGCAAAACTATACCCAACGATGAAAGCGTATGAATATGGTTTCCGTGTGTTCTTGATCACCTATTGCTACATTATTGTATCGGGGTATCAAACGGGAAAATTTATTGATACAGCCGTCAGTAGATTTTTGCTCATTGCGCTTGGAGCTGCTGTATCATTGGGGGTAAATGTATGCTTGTATCCAATCTGGGCTGGAGAGGATCTACATGATCTTGTGGCAAAAAATTTCATGGGGGTTGCAGCATCACTAGAAG GTGTTGTAAATAATTATCTTAATTGTATTGAATATGAGAGGGTGCCTTCAAAAATTCTTACGTATCAAGCCTCTGATGATGTGGTCTACAGTGGCTACCGATCAGCTCTTCAATCTACAAGCACAGAGGATGCATTG ATGGGTTTTGCTGTCTGGGAGCCACCTCATGGTCGTTATAAAATGCTTAAATATCCATGGAGTAATTATGTGAAAGTAAGTGGCGCACTAAGGCATTGTGCATTTATGGTCATGGCTATGCATGGATGTATACTTTCTGAAATACAG GCTCCAGCTGAGAAGAGACAAGTTTTCAGCAACGAGATAAAGAAGGTGTGTTCTGAAGGGGCTAAAGTTCTACGGGAACTTGGGAACAAggttaaaaagatggagaaactAGGCCAGGAAGACTTTCTTTTTCAAGTACTCGAGGCAGCAGAAGAGTTGCAACTGAAGATAGATAAAAAATCTTTCCTTCTTGTAAATTCAGAGTGCTGGGAAATCGGAAACCGGCCAAAAAAGGAAGGTGATTCTCAAGACCTCTTGAACATGGACGAAGAAAGACAGTTTCTGGAGTACAAGTCTCTTAGTGAAGCTGTGCTTGATCTCAGAGCTGTCAGAGTTCCGAAAAGTTGGGAAGGACACGGAACACACGTTGCTCCTGACATTAACCACGCAGTGCGTGATGAAAACATGTTCAAGTCACAGATATCTTTGCCTGCCCATATTTCCTTGAGGCCAGATGCTTTGATAAAAGAGGCTGAATCAAAAACCTATCAGAGTGCTAGTTCACTGTCTTTGGCAACATTCACATCCCTTTTGATTGAGTTTGTGGCAAGGCTCCATAACCTAGTGgattcttttgaagaattgggTGAGAAAGCAAACTTCAAGGACCCTCTTGAGATGCAAGCACCAGCAACTTCTGGTGGGTGTTGGACAAGGTTGTTTAACTCTTTGAAAGGCAACGATTGA